A stretch of the Vibrio aquimaris genome encodes the following:
- the rplT gene encoding 50S ribosomal protein L20: MPRVKRGVQARARHKKVLKQAKGYYGARSRVYRVAFQAVTKAGQYAYRDRRNKKRQFRQLWIARINAASRQNGLSYSRFINGLKKASIEIDRKILADIAVFDKSAFTVLVEKAKAAL; this comes from the coding sequence ATGCCTCGCGTAAAACGTGGTGTACAAGCTCGTGCACGTCATAAGAAAGTTCTAAAACAAGCTAAAGGTTACTACGGTGCACGTTCACGTGTTTACCGCGTAGCTTTCCAAGCAGTTACTAAAGCTGGTCAATACGCATACCGTGACCGTCGCAACAAGAAGCGTCAATTCCGTCAACTATGGATTGCACGTATCAATGCGGCATCTCGTCAAAATGGTCTATCTTACAGCCGTTTCATCAACGGCCTTAAGAAAGCATCTATCGAGATCGACCGTAAGATCCTTGCTGATATCGCGGTATTCGACAAATCTGCTTTCACAGTACTTGTTGAAAAAGCGAAAGCTGCTCTTTAA
- the thrS gene encoding threonine--tRNA ligase — protein sequence MPIITLPDGSQRQFDNPVSTLDVAQSIGPGLAKATIAGRVDGNRVDACDLIEQDASLEIITVKDEVDGLEIVRHSCAHLLGHAIKQLYPEAKMAIGPTIDNGFYYDIDLEHSLTQEDLEKIEKRMKELAKTKYQVIKKKVSWQEARDAFETRRETYKMEILDENVARDDRPGLYHHEEYIDMCRGPHVPHMGFCQHFTLLNVAGAYWRGNSDNKMLQRIYGTAFHDKKALKAHLTRLEEAAKRDHRKIGKQLDLFHMQQEAPGMVFWHHNGWSIFRDLEVFVREKLTEYGYQEVKGPLIMDRVLWERSGHWDKYAEAMFTTASENRDYALKPMNCPGHVQIFNQGLKSYRDLPLRMAEFGSCHRNEPSGALHGIMRVRGFTQDDAHIFCTESQIQEEVTSCIKMVYDTYQTFGFDNIVVKLSTRPEKRVGSDEIWDESERALQKSLEAMDIPYEIQEGEGAFYGPKIEFTLHDCLDRAWQCGTVQLDFNLPSRLGATYVDENNERQVPVMIHRAILGSLERFIGILIEEYFGFFPTWLSPEQAVIMNITDKQSNYAQEVAQKLQKCGIRAKADLRNEKIGFKIREHTLKRVPYMLVCGDQEMEAGEIAVRTRKGKDLGKFKVDDFVSYIQEEISSRKLNLEE from the coding sequence ATGCCTATTATTACTCTTCCTGACGGCAGTCAGCGTCAATTTGACAACCCAGTCTCTACTCTCGATGTTGCTCAATCTATCGGTCCAGGTCTTGCGAAAGCAACCATTGCTGGTCGTGTCGATGGCAATCGCGTCGATGCTTGTGATCTTATTGAGCAAGATGCAAGCCTTGAAATTATTACGGTAAAAGACGAAGTTGATGGTCTTGAAATCGTTCGTCACTCGTGTGCGCACCTTTTGGGACACGCGATCAAGCAGCTTTACCCTGAAGCGAAAATGGCGATTGGACCAACTATTGATAATGGTTTCTACTATGACATTGATTTGGAACACTCTTTGACGCAAGAAGATCTAGAGAAGATCGAAAAGCGAATGAAAGAGCTAGCCAAAACTAAGTATCAAGTTATCAAGAAAAAAGTCAGCTGGCAGGAAGCTCGCGATGCGTTTGAAACGCGCCGCGAAACTTATAAGATGGAAATTTTGGATGAAAACGTCGCGCGTGACGATCGTCCTGGATTATACCATCACGAAGAATACATCGATATGTGTCGTGGTCCTCACGTACCCCATATGGGTTTTTGCCAACACTTTACGCTCTTGAATGTTGCCGGTGCATACTGGCGTGGTAACAGTGACAACAAGATGTTACAGCGTATTTATGGCACGGCCTTCCACGACAAAAAAGCATTAAAAGCGCACTTAACTCGCCTTGAAGAAGCGGCGAAACGTGATCACCGTAAAATTGGCAAGCAGCTCGATTTGTTCCACATGCAGCAAGAAGCACCTGGAATGGTGTTCTGGCATCACAACGGCTGGTCTATTTTCCGTGACTTGGAAGTATTTGTACGTGAAAAATTAACAGAATACGGTTACCAAGAAGTAAAAGGTCCTCTTATTATGGACCGCGTGCTTTGGGAACGCTCTGGTCACTGGGACAAGTATGCTGAAGCTATGTTCACGACTGCGTCAGAGAACCGTGATTATGCGCTTAAGCCAATGAACTGCCCAGGTCATGTACAAATCTTTAATCAAGGCCTTAAGTCATACCGCGATCTGCCATTAAGAATGGCCGAGTTTGGCTCTTGTCATCGTAACGAACCATCTGGTGCTCTACATGGCATCATGCGTGTACGAGGCTTTACTCAGGACGATGCACACATCTTCTGTACTGAAAGTCAGATTCAAGAAGAAGTCACGTCTTGTATTAAAATGGTATACGATACTTATCAAACGTTTGGATTTGATAATATTGTAGTTAAACTATCGACTCGACCAGAAAAACGAGTAGGTTCAGATGAAATTTGGGATGAATCTGAGAGAGCGCTGCAAAAATCGCTTGAAGCTATGGACATTCCATATGAAATTCAAGAAGGTGAAGGCGCATTCTACGGACCTAAAATTGAATTTACTTTGCATGATTGCCTAGATCGTGCTTGGCAATGTGGTACGGTTCAACTTGATTTCAATCTTCCAAGTCGTTTAGGTGCCACTTATGTCGATGAGAATAATGAGCGACAAGTGCCAGTGATGATTCACCGTGCGATATTGGGCTCATTGGAAAGATTCATCGGAATTTTGATTGAAGAATACTTCGGATTCTTCCCAACTTGGCTATCTCCAGAGCAAGCCGTAATTATGAATATTACGGACAAACAGTCGAATTATGCTCAGGAAGTTGCCCAAAAACTACAAAAATGTGGAATTAGAGCCAAAGCAGACTTGAGAAATGAGAAGATTGGCTTTAAAATCCGCGAACATACTTTGAAGCGTGTGCCGTATATGCTGGTTTGTGGTGACCAAGAAATGGAAGCCGGAGAAATCGCAGTACGTACTCGTAAAGGTAAAGATCTCGGTAAATTTAAAGTGGATGACTTTGTTTCCTACATCCAAGAAGAGATCTCAAGCCGTAAGCTCAATCTGGAGGAATAA
- the lhgO gene encoding L-2-hydroxyglutarate oxidase has protein sequence MHDYIIVGGGIIGASTAWQLKKKYPNKRILLLEKEQDFAQHQTGHNSGVIHAGVYYPPNSLKAKFCKQGAADTIAFCDQHNIPVENCGKLIVATSQIELERMQALFERCQQNGIDVERLDQYQLKLAEPNITGLGALHVKQTSIVDYTKVTRAMVKDFTDLGGEISLLTEVLSGQEFEHEIQLTCMRQGQSMQLNTRYLITCSGLMADRLTAMLGIETNFQIIPYRGEYYQLDAAHNQIVNHLIYPVPDPDLPFLGVHLTKMINGSVTVGPNAVQGWKREGYSRVNFSVRDTMQMLSYKGFWRVSRKHYKTGLVELYNSWWKPAYLKQVQKYCPSLSLKDLKPYPVGIRAQAVLTDGTLVHDFLFAESIRSLHVCNAPSPAATSSIPIGSYICQKVADKFEPGT, from the coding sequence ATGCATGATTACATTATCGTTGGTGGCGGTATTATCGGTGCATCAACAGCGTGGCAACTCAAAAAGAAATACCCCAATAAACGCATTTTGTTGCTCGAAAAAGAACAAGACTTTGCACAGCATCAGACGGGGCACAATAGTGGTGTTATACATGCAGGAGTTTATTATCCACCAAATAGCCTAAAGGCAAAGTTTTGTAAGCAAGGTGCAGCAGACACTATCGCGTTTTGTGATCAACACAATATTCCTGTCGAAAATTGCGGCAAGTTGATTGTCGCGACCTCCCAGATCGAGCTTGAAAGAATGCAGGCACTTTTTGAACGCTGCCAACAAAATGGCATTGATGTTGAGCGGCTTGATCAGTACCAACTTAAACTCGCAGAACCTAATATCACAGGCCTTGGCGCTCTTCATGTTAAGCAAACCAGTATTGTTGATTACACTAAGGTGACTCGCGCCATGGTTAAAGACTTTACTGACCTAGGCGGGGAAATTAGCTTATTGACTGAAGTATTATCTGGGCAGGAGTTTGAGCATGAGATCCAGCTGACTTGCATGCGCCAAGGTCAGAGCATGCAATTGAATACTCGGTATTTGATTACTTGCTCTGGCCTAATGGCGGACAGATTGACAGCCATGCTTGGCATAGAAACCAATTTTCAGATCATCCCTTATCGTGGTGAATACTATCAACTGGATGCAGCGCATAACCAGATTGTCAATCACCTTATCTATCCGGTGCCTGATCCAGACTTACCCTTTTTAGGCGTTCACTTGACCAAGATGATTAATGGCAGCGTCACTGTCGGACCTAATGCGGTTCAAGGTTGGAAACGAGAAGGTTACTCTAGAGTGAACTTTAGTGTGCGTGACACGATGCAAATGCTTAGTTACAAGGGCTTCTGGCGAGTGTCCCGTAAACACTATAAAACTGGCTTAGTCGAACTCTATAACTCTTGGTGGAAGCCTGCTTACCTTAAACAAGTCCAGAAATATTGCCCCTCATTATCGCTTAAGGATTTAAAACCGTATCCAGTAGGAATTCGCGCTCAAGCTGTGTTGACAGATGGCACCTTAGTCCATGACTTTTTGTTTGCTGAGAGTATTCGCAGCTTACACGTGTGCAATGCGCCCAGTCCAGCGGCAACTTCCTCAATCCCTATTGGAAGCTATATCTGTCAAAAAGTTGCTGATAAGTTTGAGCCTGGCACTTAA
- a CDS encoding sigma-54-dependent Fis family transcriptional regulator, whose protein sequence is MEQQILQMDSWLASPPAKKLDILNASLVLHYGDPEVELAWQHASKVMDSGIHLLVLGETGVGKGEFVKALHQYSSRRHKPLVAVNCAALPNDLIESELFGYAPGSFTGAHPRGYCGRIRLAEKGILFLDEIGEMSMQAQCRLLSVLQDKTITPLGSVRSYKVDIEVIAATHQDLERLVAKGRFRQDLYYRLNGMAVELPVLRNRKDKAELIKSIHEKYRNHSQTISPDLFKHLIHYSWPGNLRELDNFIRVVTVMADGNHVVDITHLPMQWKRRFSKTNDRERISTQLKATLNKTIEDVYVANEGNISKVARELGVSRNTVYRRLKAQKVL, encoded by the coding sequence ATGGAACAACAAATATTACAGATGGACTCTTGGCTAGCCTCACCGCCAGCTAAAAAACTCGATATTCTAAACGCTTCACTTGTCCTTCACTATGGCGATCCTGAGGTTGAGCTAGCCTGGCAGCATGCGTCTAAAGTCATGGATTCTGGTATTCATTTACTGGTGTTGGGAGAGACGGGAGTCGGTAAGGGAGAGTTTGTCAAAGCGCTTCATCAGTATAGTTCTCGTCGTCATAAACCTTTAGTGGCAGTCAATTGCGCGGCATTACCCAATGATTTAATCGAATCTGAATTATTTGGTTATGCACCAGGCTCGTTTACAGGTGCGCATCCAAGAGGGTATTGTGGCCGGATAAGACTCGCTGAGAAGGGTATATTATTCCTTGATGAAATCGGTGAGATGTCCATGCAGGCTCAGTGCCGATTACTTTCAGTACTGCAGGATAAAACCATCACTCCACTTGGCTCTGTACGCTCGTACAAAGTGGACATTGAAGTGATAGCGGCCACTCATCAAGACTTAGAGCGGTTAGTAGCTAAAGGGCGTTTTCGCCAAGATCTCTATTATCGCCTCAATGGCATGGCCGTTGAGCTTCCGGTGCTTAGAAACCGTAAAGACAAAGCCGAGTTAATAAAATCTATTCATGAAAAGTATCGCAATCACTCTCAAACCATCTCGCCAGATTTATTTAAGCATCTAATCCATTACTCTTGGCCGGGTAACTTACGTGAGCTGGATAATTTTATTAGAGTGGTAACCGTTATGGCAGATGGAAACCATGTTGTTGATATCACTCATTTGCCGATGCAGTGGAAACGCCGTTTTAGCAAAACGAATGATAGGGAACGTATTAGTACGCAGTTGAAAGCAACCCTCAATAAAACGATCGAAGATGTGTACGTTGCTAATGAAGGTAACATCAGCAAGGTGGCTCGTGAATTAGGAGTAAGCCGTAATACGGTATATCGAAGATTAAAAGCTCAGAAAGTGTTATAA
- the infC gene encoding translation initiation factor IF-3, with the protein MKGGRRGQQPAKQNAHRLNGEIRGVREVRLTGADGESVGIVSIQEAVAAAEEAGMDLVEISPNAEPPVCRVMDYGKFLFEKSKAAKEQKKKQKQIQIKEVKFRPGTDIGDYQVKLRNLTRFLEEGNKVKVTIRFRGREMAHQDIGVDVLNRLKEDTVELAVVESFPKKIEGRQMIMVLAPKKK; encoded by the coding sequence ATTAAAGGCGGAAGACGCGGCCAACAACCGGCCAAACAAAATGCTCATCGTTTAAACGGTGAAATCCGAGGCGTACGTGAGGTTCGACTCACAGGCGCTGACGGCGAATCAGTTGGTATCGTATCGATCCAAGAAGCGGTTGCTGCAGCTGAAGAAGCTGGTATGGACCTTGTAGAAATCAGTCCAAATGCTGAGCCACCTGTCTGTCGTGTGATGGACTATGGTAAATTCCTCTTTGAGAAGAGCAAAGCTGCAAAAGAGCAGAAGAAGAAGCAAAAGCAGATCCAGATTAAGGAAGTGAAATTCCGTCCTGGAACTGATATTGGAGACTATCAGGTAAAACTACGCAACCTGACGCGTTTCCTTGAAGAAGGCAACAAAGTGAAAGTAACTATTCGCTTCCGTGGCCGAGAAATGGCACACCAAGACATCGGTGTTGATGTTCTAAATCGTCTTAAGGAAGATACAGTCGAATTGGCTGTTGTTGAATCTTTCCCTAAGAAGATTGAAGGCCGTCAGATGATCATGGTGCTTGCCCCTAAGAAGAAGTAA
- a CDS encoding immunoglobulin-like domain-containing protein: protein MNRKTALALSILSAFSLGSSQAIASDGQQLVDQDGNVLVGYWHNWCEGDGYKGGNAPCVELADVDPQYNVVNVSFMKVYDTAAGHIPTFHLDPDIGLSEEEFKAQIAELNAQGRSVQLALGGADAHIELHSGDEQALADEIIRLVDTYGFDGLDIDLEQAAISAADNQTVIPAALRQVKDHYRDQGHNFMITMAPEFPYLQLARGDYIPYLNGLDGYYDFINPQFYNQAGDGVWVPEVGDSGTWVPQNYKDQDVFIYYIADSIINGTRGYTKIPHEKLVFGIPANPDAAGSGFVSNPNDIYKSLDSLREQGQPLRGIMTWSINWDMGTNSGGQQYDEQFVKDYGPYVHGQTPPPTDGKPSISGIGDDRTPFGSSYDKMAGVSATDAEDGDLTGDIVVSGEVNTNRVGAYPLTYSVTDSDSNTTEEVRQVTVYNTAPVINGINNETILVNSDFDPMEGVSATDAEDGDISNSAIQVSGQVNTEIVGQYTLTYQVTDAAGETTTNDRIITVTDEETGSGTWDPEAIYNTGDQVLYNGVNYTAQWWTQGDEPGTSAVWQAEDDGQIHEWSSTQTYTTDDLVTYHGQTYRAKWWSQGNVPTDGDPWTLN from the coding sequence ATGAACAGGAAAACAGCTTTAGCGTTAAGTATTCTCTCTGCATTTTCATTAGGCAGTAGTCAAGCCATCGCTAGTGATGGTCAACAGCTGGTCGATCAAGATGGCAATGTGTTAGTTGGATATTGGCATAACTGGTGTGAGGGTGATGGTTATAAAGGTGGTAACGCACCTTGTGTAGAACTCGCCGACGTAGATCCGCAATACAATGTGGTTAATGTATCTTTTATGAAGGTCTATGATACGGCCGCAGGTCACATTCCAACTTTTCATCTAGACCCCGATATAGGTTTGTCTGAGGAAGAGTTCAAGGCTCAGATTGCCGAGCTCAATGCTCAAGGAAGAAGTGTTCAGCTTGCGCTTGGCGGCGCCGACGCACATATTGAGCTTCACAGCGGAGACGAGCAGGCGCTTGCTGATGAAATAATTCGCCTAGTGGATACCTACGGATTTGATGGGCTGGACATTGACCTAGAGCAAGCTGCAATTAGCGCAGCGGATAACCAAACTGTCATTCCAGCAGCCCTTCGCCAGGTGAAAGATCACTACAGGGACCAAGGACATAACTTTATGATCACCATGGCTCCTGAGTTTCCATATTTACAACTGGCAAGGGGAGATTACATCCCTTATTTGAACGGTTTGGATGGTTATTATGATTTTATTAACCCTCAATTCTATAACCAAGCTGGTGATGGCGTTTGGGTCCCTGAAGTAGGCGATTCAGGCACTTGGGTGCCACAAAATTATAAAGATCAAGACGTATTCATCTACTACATTGCCGATAGTATTATTAATGGTACTCGTGGCTATACCAAGATCCCACATGAAAAGCTGGTATTTGGCATTCCAGCCAACCCAGATGCGGCCGGAAGTGGCTTCGTTAGTAACCCTAATGATATATACAAGTCCTTAGACAGTTTAAGAGAGCAAGGGCAACCATTGCGCGGCATTATGACTTGGTCAATCAACTGGGATATGGGAACCAATAGCGGCGGCCAGCAATACGATGAGCAGTTTGTCAAAGACTATGGTCCTTATGTTCATGGTCAAACCCCTCCTCCAACGGATGGCAAACCTTCTATCAGTGGTATTGGTGATGATCGTACTCCATTTGGTAGTAGCTACGACAAAATGGCAGGCGTGAGCGCAACAGATGCAGAAGATGGTGATTTAACCGGAGATATTGTCGTCAGTGGCGAGGTAAATACTAACAGAGTCGGTGCGTATCCTCTCACCTACTCGGTGACTGATTCAGACAGCAACACCACGGAAGAGGTCAGACAAGTTACGGTATACAACACTGCTCCAGTGATAAACGGCATAAACAATGAAACCATCTTGGTCAACTCAGACTTTGACCCAATGGAAGGCGTGAGTGCGACAGATGCAGAAGATGGCGACATCAGTAATTCTGCCATTCAGGTATCAGGACAGGTTAACACTGAGATTGTTGGGCAATACACCCTCACTTATCAGGTCACCGATGCGGCGGGAGAAACGACAACCAATGATCGCATCATCACTGTCACTGATGAAGAAACTGGAAGTGGGACATGGGATCCAGAAGCCATTTATAATACTGGGGATCAAGTGTTATACAATGGCGTAAATTACACCGCCCAATGGTGGACACAAGGCGACGAGCCAGGAACGAGTGCGGTATGGCAAGCTGAAGATGATGGTCAAATTCACGAATGGAGCTCAACACAGACCTACACGACCGACGATCTTGTAACTTATCATGGGCAGACTTATCGTGCTAAATGGTGGTCACAAGGCAATGTGCCTACTGATGGCGATCCTTGGACACTAAACTAA
- the rpmI gene encoding 50S ribosomal protein L35 translates to MPKMKTNKGAAKRFKKTAGGIKYKHATKRHILTKRTTKNKRQLRPNAILPKCEVAAVVRMMPYA, encoded by the coding sequence ATGCCTAAGATGAAAACCAACAAAGGTGCTGCTAAGCGTTTCAAGAAAACTGCTGGTGGTATTAAGTACAAGCACGCTACTAAACGTCACATCCTGACTAAGCGTACTACTAAGAACAAGCGTCAACTACGTCCAAACGCAATCCTTCCTAAATGTGAAGTGGCTGCAGTTGTTCGTATGATGCCATACGCTTAA
- a CDS encoding DUF6279 family lipoprotein, producing the protein MKKWGLVVLSLLLTGCGTKFVYNNLDWLLIEYLDDFVGLTTEQEALISDKLDSVTEWHKQQELPRYIQHLNQLIALDPKKVTLANIQRQETELKAHTQRLLRHIAPDISILAKKLSDQQVEELMDSIRVRHTRYKRKYQKLSESEIRGNYQERLTDNIQDWLGPLTSEQKQWIADWTSELYVTSYDWIDHQTKMRIEINQLLSNRSDDSYFDPHFEQLMFNPTSFYSKELQQKIAHNRATAHQYLVKIINSISDKQTAHYREELKDWRDIALEIQK; encoded by the coding sequence ATGAAAAAGTGGGGATTAGTTGTACTGAGCTTACTTCTAACAGGCTGTGGTACTAAGTTTGTTTACAACAATCTCGACTGGCTATTGATAGAATATCTTGATGATTTTGTTGGGTTAACCACAGAACAAGAAGCTTTGATCAGTGATAAACTCGACAGCGTGACCGAGTGGCATAAACAGCAAGAGCTTCCGCGCTATATCCAACATTTAAATCAGCTGATAGCACTTGACCCCAAAAAAGTAACCTTGGCTAACATACAGCGGCAAGAAACCGAACTTAAGGCACATACACAAAGGTTACTTCGTCACATTGCACCAGATATTTCCATATTGGCTAAAAAGCTTTCAGATCAACAAGTAGAAGAACTCATGGACAGTATCAGAGTCCGCCACACTCGCTACAAACGCAAATATCAGAAGCTGTCAGAATCGGAAATTAGAGGAAACTATCAAGAAAGGCTCACCGATAACATACAGGACTGGTTAGGGCCATTAACTTCAGAGCAAAAACAATGGATAGCAGACTGGACCTCTGAGCTTTATGTCACCTCTTATGATTGGATAGACCACCAGACCAAAATGCGTATCGAGATAAACCAGTTACTAAGCAACCGCTCAGACGATAGTTATTTTGATCCTCATTTTGAGCAATTGATGTTTAATCCAACCAGTTTCTACAGCAAAGAGCTGCAGCAGAAAATAGCTCATAATAGGGCTACTGCTCATCAATATTTGGTAAAAATCATCAATTCAATTTCAGACAAGCAAACGGCTCATTATCGCGAAGAGCTGAAGGATTGGCGAGATATCGCGCTTGAAATACAAAAGTAA
- a CDS encoding DUF481 domain-containing protein, whose protein sequence is MKLHATALFIAICSVPSSAFAKKQVEEQVLDEPNSQTVYFEKNDDWVKLKSGEVIKGELNGTIKKDSNSYKQEIEFDSDDLGDQEIELGDIQELQTAGYFTIRVSDGAIYDGYLSIRDDQLYLTSADNEISFPVTEVVSIYRGKEKDSEQWDAEFTFSMDMSSGNTDELTLKGGIDAERNTVESRTKLNASHENKESNDEKTANNSKVKGSYDIYIDNKLFFRPLDLEAESDEFKNLDYKVTASMGVGYFFIANETTEWDVTIGPAYTHTKFITVEEGSSSTANSGAFKLDSSFEYELTKNIDFNYDYSMTWESEESGGVQHINEIGFDIDLVGDLDLSIDGIWEHVSDPAADSDGKVPEKDDYKMFVGLSYEI, encoded by the coding sequence ATGAAATTACACGCTACAGCATTATTTATTGCTATCTGTTCTGTTCCGTCCAGTGCTTTTGCCAAAAAGCAAGTTGAGGAACAAGTATTAGATGAACCTAACAGCCAAACCGTTTACTTTGAGAAAAATGATGATTGGGTAAAACTCAAATCAGGAGAAGTGATCAAAGGAGAACTCAACGGCACGATTAAAAAAGATTCTAATTCCTACAAGCAGGAAATTGAGTTTGACAGTGATGATCTTGGTGATCAAGAAATCGAGCTAGGAGATATCCAAGAACTTCAGACTGCGGGGTATTTCACTATTCGCGTATCTGATGGCGCTATCTACGATGGCTATCTTTCTATTCGTGATGATCAGCTCTACTTAACCAGTGCGGATAACGAGATATCTTTTCCTGTCACAGAGGTTGTGTCCATATATCGTGGGAAAGAGAAAGACTCTGAACAGTGGGATGCAGAATTTACGTTTAGCATGGATATGAGCAGTGGTAACACTGATGAGCTTACCTTAAAGGGAGGTATTGACGCAGAACGTAATACTGTAGAGTCAAGGACCAAACTTAATGCCAGCCATGAAAACAAAGAATCCAATGATGAAAAGACCGCCAATAATTCTAAAGTCAAAGGTTCTTATGATATTTATATTGATAACAAACTTTTCTTTAGGCCATTAGATCTTGAGGCTGAAAGCGATGAATTCAAAAACTTAGATTACAAAGTGACAGCGTCAATGGGTGTGGGTTACTTCTTTATCGCCAATGAAACGACAGAATGGGATGTAACTATTGGTCCTGCATACACTCATACGAAATTCATTACGGTAGAAGAAGGCAGTTCATCAACAGCAAACAGTGGTGCATTCAAACTTGATTCAAGTTTTGAGTATGAACTGACCAAAAATATCGATTTTAACTATGACTACAGTATGACTTGGGAAAGTGAAGAATCAGGAGGCGTTCAACATATCAATGAGATAGGGTTTGATATTGATCTTGTAGGTGATCTCGATCTTAGCATTGACGGTATATGGGAGCATGTCTCTGATCCAGCCGCTGACTCAGATGGCAAGGTACCTGAAAAAGATGACTATAAAATGTTTGTCGGCCTAAGTTACGAAATCTAG
- the exaC gene encoding acetaldehyde dehydrogenase ExaC yields MIYSQPSSADSVVKFKTHYDNFIGGEWVSPQSGEYFDNISPVNGQTYCQVARSNELDVELALDAAHKAKAPWAATSVSERANVLLKIADRIENNLEMLAVAETWENGKPIRETLAADLPLVVDHFRYFAGCIRAQEGSAAELDVNTASYHFPEPVGVVGQIIPWNFPMLMAAWKLAPALAAGCCVVLKPAEQTPTSILVLMEVIGDLIPAGVVNVVNGYGREAGQALATSHRIAKLAFTGSTDVGQHILKCAADSLIPSTVELGGKSPNIYFPDIFDHEDEYLEKCIEGTLLAFFNQGEVCTCPSRVLVHESIYDRFVEKVAERAKSIVQGNPLDTNTQVGAQASQEQFDKILSYLDIGRQEGAEVVFGGEVAQQSGDIGSGYYIQPTLLAGHNKMRVFQEEIFGPVIAITKFKDEEDALAIANDTEYGLGAGVWTRDTNLAYRMGRKIEAGRIWINCYHAYPAHAAFGGYKKSGIGRETHKMMLDHYQNTKNLLVSYDVSPMGFF; encoded by the coding sequence ATGATTTATTCACAACCCAGTAGCGCTGATTCTGTTGTTAAATTCAAAACTCACTATGATAATTTTATCGGTGGTGAGTGGGTTAGCCCCCAATCCGGAGAGTACTTCGACAATATCTCCCCTGTTAATGGTCAAACATATTGTCAGGTCGCCCGTTCAAATGAGCTTGATGTTGAGCTAGCACTAGACGCCGCTCATAAAGCTAAAGCACCTTGGGCAGCGACCAGTGTCAGTGAACGTGCCAATGTGCTACTCAAGATTGCTGATCGAATAGAAAACAATTTAGAAATGCTTGCAGTGGCTGAAACATGGGAAAATGGTAAGCCCATCCGCGAGACCTTAGCTGCAGACCTACCACTGGTTGTTGATCATTTTCGTTATTTTGCCGGCTGCATCCGCGCTCAGGAAGGTAGCGCAGCTGAACTTGACGTTAATACCGCAAGCTACCACTTCCCTGAGCCAGTTGGCGTGGTAGGGCAAATCATTCCGTGGAATTTTCCTATGCTGATGGCCGCTTGGAAACTGGCGCCGGCTCTAGCCGCTGGTTGCTGCGTGGTTCTCAAACCTGCCGAACAGACCCCAACATCAATTCTAGTTTTAATGGAAGTGATAGGCGATCTTATTCCAGCAGGTGTAGTCAACGTAGTAAACGGATACGGTAGAGAAGCAGGCCAAGCATTAGCAACCAGTCATCGTATCGCTAAACTCGCCTTTACTGGTTCAACTGATGTCGGACAACACATCCTAAAATGTGCGGCAGACAGCTTGATCCCTTCAACCGTGGAACTCGGTGGTAAATCACCCAATATCTATTTCCCTGATATCTTTGACCATGAAGATGAATACTTGGAAAAGTGTATTGAGGGAACATTGCTGGCCTTCTTCAACCAAGGTGAAGTCTGTACTTGCCCCTCTCGTGTGCTAGTGCATGAGTCTATATACGACCGGTTTGTTGAAAAAGTGGCTGAGCGAGCGAAGAGCATAGTTCAAGGTAATCCTCTAGATACTAACACCCAAGTTGGCGCTCAAGCTTCCCAAGAGCAATTCGACAAAATATTGAGCTATCTCGATATTGGTCGCCAAGAAGGCGCTGAGGTTGTGTTTGGCGGTGAAGTCGCTCAACAATCAGGTGACATTGGTTCAGGCTACTACATCCAGCCGACTTTGCTTGCAGGCCACAACAAAATGCGTGTCTTCCAAGAAGAGATTTTTGGTCCAGTCATTGCTATCACCAAATTTAAAGATGAAGAAGATGCCTTAGCGATTGCCAACGATACTGAATATGGACTCGGCGCGGGTGTGTGGACTCGTGATACCAATCTTGCTTATCGCATGGGCAGAAAAATTGAGGCTGGTCGTATCTGGATCAATTGCTATCACGCCTACCCTGCGCATGCCGCATTTGGCGGGTACAAAAAGTCAGGCATTGGTCGCGAAACTCACAAGATGATGCTTGATCATTATCAGAACACTAAGAATCTGCTAGTAAGTTATGATGTAAGTCCCATGGGCTTTTTCTAA